A region of Moorena sp. SIOASIH DNA encodes the following proteins:
- a CDS encoding lasso peptide biosynthesis B2 protein: MKRLRKFLRLTSRERQLVINTFILLGLIRLALWLLPFQTLRRLLAKISQPSPKAQGVNQTNLSKIVGAVNLSSRYMPGGVKCLARALTTQVLMSRCGYSPQLRIGVAKGEGGKLEAHAWVENQGQVVIGYLRDLSRFTPLPSFKGGKL; encoded by the coding sequence ATGAAGCGGTTGCGTAAGTTTTTGCGCCTTACTAGTAGAGAACGTCAACTTGTAATTAACACGTTCATTTTACTAGGATTAATCAGACTAGCGCTATGGTTACTACCATTTCAGACATTGCGGCGACTGTTAGCAAAAATCAGTCAGCCATCGCCTAAAGCTCAAGGCGTAAACCAAACTAACCTAAGCAAAATTGTCGGAGCTGTTAATCTTAGCAGTCGCTACATGCCAGGTGGTGTGAAGTGTTTAGCTAGAGCATTAACCACACAAGTACTGATGAGTCGCTGTGGTTACTCCCCTCAACTCAGAATTGGTGTTGCCAAAGGGGAGGGAGGAAAATTAGAAGCTCATGCATGGGTGGAAAACCAAGGACAGGTTGTGATCGGCTATCTCAGAGACCTTTCACGGTTTACCCCACTACCATCGTTTAAAGGAGGCAAACTATGA
- a CDS encoding PqqD family peptide modification chaperone, whose protein sequence is MSLDCTISKSSIVVATQEQLSSDLGGEAIILDMKSGVYYGLNTVGASIWNLIQEPKTLEEIQNALLTEYEVEPEKCDRDLLALLQEFAAVGLIEVKDEAVA, encoded by the coding sequence ATGAGTTTGGATTGTACTATCTCAAAGTCTTCAATTGTAGTAGCAACTCAAGAGCAACTATCTTCTGATCTCGGAGGAGAGGCAATCATCCTCGACATGAAGTCCGGAGTTTACTATGGCTTGAATACAGTAGGTGCTAGCATCTGGAATCTGATCCAGGAACCTAAAACTTTAGAGGAAATTCAGAATGCACTGCTAACAGAATATGAAGTTGAGCCGGAAAAATGCGATCGCGATCTGTTGGCATTACTCCAAGAATTCGCAGCAGTTGGGCTAATTGAGGTAAAAGATGAAGCGGTTGCGTAA
- the crtD gene encoding C-3',4' desaturase CrtD, translated as MVSTQGGKGKIQYSKKKFPQKKVQKKVVVIGAGIGGLTAGALLARRGYHVVILDQALVPGGCASTFKRRGFTFDVGATQVAGLEPGGIHKRIFDELEVDLPAATPCDPACAVFLPGETEPINIWRNPEQWKREREHQFPGSEPFWQLMATLFNASWKFQSRDPVLPPRNLWDLWQLTSAVRPDTLITLPFTFMTVADGLRGYGLYGNKRLKTFLDLQLKLYSQVDVDQTALLYAATALGVSQEPQGLFHLQGSMQVLSDRLVEALEKWGGKLLMRHTVEQIETSAAKATGVRIRNQKTGEVWTEPADEVVANVTVQNLVKLLDNNLHTFPGTSMSGYSMAGYKYRVDKLNSPSGAFVIYLGVDKRAIPDGCPPHLQFLYDYDGPIGENNSLFISVSKPGDGRAPEGKATITASSFTDAAMWWRGSKQDYDRLKEEYTENAIARLSQYFDLTPETIIHQEAATPRTFARYTAREQGIVGGIGQRIPTFGPFGFATRTPCKSLWLVGDSTHPGEGTAGVSYSALTAVRQIETSFCL; from the coding sequence ATGGTAAGCACTCAGGGCGGTAAAGGTAAGATACAATACTCCAAGAAAAAATTCCCGCAGAAAAAAGTCCAGAAAAAAGTAGTAGTAATCGGTGCAGGAATTGGTGGACTAACCGCTGGAGCACTCCTCGCTCGCCGAGGCTACCATGTTGTAATACTAGACCAAGCCCTAGTACCAGGAGGATGCGCCTCTACCTTCAAACGTCGGGGTTTTACCTTCGATGTGGGCGCGACCCAGGTAGCTGGCTTGGAACCTGGTGGCATTCACAAACGCATCTTTGATGAACTGGAAGTAGACCTGCCAGCCGCTACCCCCTGTGACCCTGCTTGTGCCGTATTTCTTCCTGGTGAAACTGAACCGATTAATATCTGGCGGAACCCGGAGCAATGGAAAAGAGAACGAGAACACCAGTTTCCCGGTAGTGAACCCTTCTGGCAACTGATGGCAACCTTATTCAATGCCAGTTGGAAGTTCCAATCCCGTGACCCAGTGCTACCACCTCGTAATTTATGGGACTTGTGGCAACTAACCTCAGCAGTGCGTCCGGATACCTTAATTACCCTACCCTTTACCTTCATGACCGTAGCGGATGGGTTGCGAGGATATGGCTTATATGGCAATAAGCGTCTGAAAACCTTTCTGGATTTGCAGCTGAAGCTTTATTCCCAAGTCGATGTTGATCAGACAGCACTGTTGTATGCAGCAACAGCCTTAGGAGTTTCCCAGGAACCCCAAGGGTTATTTCATCTCCAAGGTAGTATGCAAGTGTTAAGCGATCGCTTAGTAGAAGCCCTGGAAAAATGGGGGGGTAAGCTACTAATGCGCCACACCGTTGAACAGATCGAAACATCAGCTGCTAAAGCGACTGGTGTCAGGATTCGCAATCAGAAAACTGGGGAAGTGTGGACAGAACCAGCGGATGAGGTAGTTGCCAACGTTACCGTGCAAAACCTAGTCAAATTATTAGATAATAATCTACATACATTCCCTGGAACCTCGATGTCAGGCTACTCGATGGCAGGCTATAAGTATCGAGTCGATAAGTTAAATTCACCATCCGGTGCGTTTGTCATCTATCTTGGGGTAGATAAACGTGCAATTCCTGATGGTTGCCCTCCCCATCTTCAGTTTCTCTATGACTACGATGGACCAATTGGCGAGAATAATTCCTTGTTTATTTCGGTTAGTAAGCCAGGAGATGGACGAGCACCAGAGGGAAAAGCTACCATTACTGCCTCATCCTTTACCGATGCTGCCATGTGGTGGCGGGGATCCAAGCAAGACTATGACCGCTTAAAGGAAGAGTATACAGAAAATGCGATCGCACGTCTTAGTCAATACTTTGATTTAACACCAGAGACCATCATTCACCAAGAAGCAGCAACCCCTCGCACCTTTGCCCGTTATACTGCCAGAGAACAAGGCATTGTGGGAGGGATAGGGCAACGGATACCCACCTTTGGGCCCTTTGGCTTTGCCACTCGCACACCCTGCAAAAGTTTGTGGTTAGTAGGAGACTCGACTCATCCAGGGGAAGGAACAGCTGGGGTAAGTTATTCTGCCCTTACCGCTGTACGGCAGATTGAGACATCATTTTGCTTGTAG